One segment of Paenibacillus sp. FSL R7-0337 DNA contains the following:
- a CDS encoding cysteine protease StiP family protein, which yields MKGIDIEAIHNRRISPPVALGSYPASDVTFLLKDLSNVSLERGTAEREEAIQSGVHYSEMLPVEYQPTEQYIELFHETLQQTARKVALAVAGVSEMIVARRGTANTVLVSLARAGTPIGVLIKRYILEKYGADLPHYSISIIRGKGIDENAVLYMLQQHGRDTELQFIDGWTGKGAIRQVLIEACESMYKKYGLTLNDDLAVLADPGHCSGTYGTREDYLIPSACLNSTVSGLMSRTVLRDDLIGPEEFHGAKFYKEWLDSDLSNVFVEAITPYFAEVAAEALAQAAEMLEHPPEITWQGLADIRSIQDTFGIDNINLVKPGVGETTRVLLRRVPWRILVDRLDNPNLRHILLLAEDRGVPVEVYPGLTYSCCGIIKPLKGESE from the coding sequence ATGAAGGGAATAGATATCGAAGCCATTCACAATAGAAGAATATCTCCTCCGGTGGCACTGGGCAGCTATCCTGCTTCCGACGTTACCTTCCTGCTCAAGGATCTAAGCAATGTATCCCTTGAGCGGGGGACGGCGGAGCGGGAGGAAGCGATCCAGTCCGGCGTGCATTATTCGGAGATGCTTCCGGTGGAATACCAGCCGACAGAGCAGTATATCGAATTGTTTCATGAGACGCTGCAGCAGACTGCGAGGAAGGTGGCGCTGGCTGTAGCTGGGGTGTCCGAGATGATTGTTGCCCGGCGGGGAACGGCGAATACCGTGCTGGTCTCTCTGGCGAGAGCGGGCACTCCGATCGGTGTACTGATCAAACGTTATATTCTTGAGAAATATGGAGCGGACCTTCCGCATTATAGCATCTCCATTATCCGCGGCAAGGGGATTGATGAGAATGCGGTGCTCTATATGCTGCAGCAGCATGGACGGGATACCGAACTGCAATTCATCGATGGCTGGACCGGCAAGGGGGCCATCCGGCAGGTGCTGATAGAGGCCTGTGAGAGTATGTATAAGAAATATGGCCTTACGCTAAATGATGATCTGGCGGTACTTGCTGATCCCGGTCACTGCTCGGGTACCTACGGAACCCGGGAGGATTATCTGATTCCAAGCGCCTGCCTGAACTCCACGGTATCCGGCCTGATGAGCCGTACGGTGCTCCGTGATGATCTGATCGGGCCTGAGGAATTCCACGGGGCCAAATTCTACAAGGAATGGCTGGACAGTGACCTGTCTAACGTATTCGTTGAAGCAATTACCCCGTATTTCGCTGAAGTAGCGGCAGAGGCGCTAGCACAGGCTGCGGAGATGCTTGAGCATCCGCCGGAGATTACCTGGCAGGGGCTGGCCGATATCCGCAGTATCCAGGATACCTTCGGTATTGATAATATCAATCTGGTGAAGCCCGGAGTCGGTGAGACGACGCGTGTACTGCTGCGCAGAGTGCCCTGGAGAATCCTTGTCGACAGGCTGGACAATCCCAACCTGCGGCATATTCTGCTGCTGGCTGAGGACCGGGGCGTACCGGTTGAGGTATATCCCGGGCTGACCTACTCCTGCTGTGGAATCATCAAGCCGCTGAAAGGGGAGAGTGAATGA
- a CDS encoding HpcH/HpaI aldolase/citrate lyase family protein yields the protein MRYFDYLTQEQEASLFHVPPVSFDHTTRKDLLAYAVGAALYMPATRASVAEDIIKLRASGLITVIIDLEDAIGDGEVDYAEESIVRHLAFLSAYAENEPDQLGSLPLLFIRVRNPAQLRDLIFRLGSLITMLTGFVFPKFSVENGTDYFEAIADYNDTRSYSAPVLYGMPILENAPIIYRESRMDTLLGVRDLLGQYREYVLNVRIGATDFSSLFGLRRSPDISIYDLTPIRDCMSDIINVFGRVEEGYVISGPVWEYFASKGHRVLRPQLRETPFEDTYGKHGREMRNNFISSSMDGLIREVILDKENGIVGKTIIHPSHLRPVQAMYTVMHEEYVDALSIVDSNDGSRGVFKSEYYNKMNEIKPHLNWARRILLRSQIYGVLHEQQHFVGLLPENEYTHV from the coding sequence TCATACTACCCGTAAGGATTTACTGGCTTATGCCGTCGGAGCAGCCCTGTATATGCCGGCCACCCGTGCCAGTGTTGCCGAAGATATTATTAAGCTGAGAGCCTCGGGGCTTATCACGGTAATCATAGATTTGGAGGATGCCATCGGGGACGGTGAAGTGGATTATGCCGAAGAGTCCATCGTCAGGCATCTGGCGTTCCTGTCCGCTTATGCGGAGAATGAGCCGGACCAGCTCGGCAGTCTTCCGCTGCTGTTCATCCGCGTACGTAACCCTGCACAGCTAAGAGATCTGATTTTCCGGCTGGGATCATTAATCACCATGCTGACCGGCTTCGTCTTCCCCAAATTCTCCGTAGAGAACGGTACAGATTATTTCGAGGCTATTGCCGATTACAATGACACACGCAGCTATTCCGCCCCGGTGCTGTACGGGATGCCGATTCTGGAGAATGCGCCGATCATCTACCGGGAGAGCCGGATGGACACTCTGCTTGGGGTCCGGGATCTGCTCGGGCAATACCGCGAGTATGTGCTGAATGTCCGGATTGGGGCGACGGACTTCTCCAGTCTGTTCGGACTGCGGCGCAGTCCGGATATCAGTATTTATGACTTGACGCCGATCCGTGACTGCATGTCGGATATCATTAACGTATTTGGCCGTGTAGAGGAAGGCTACGTGATCTCGGGACCTGTGTGGGAGTATTTTGCCAGCAAAGGACACCGTGTCCTCCGCCCGCAGCTGCGTGAGACGCCCTTCGAGGATACCTACGGCAAGCATGGCCGCGAGATGCGCAATAATTTCATCTCCAGCTCGATGGACGGACTGATCCGGGAAGTGATTCTGGACAAGGAGAACGGCATTGTGGGCAAAACTATTATCCACCCCTCCCACCTCAGACCGGTGCAGGCCATGTATACCGTAATGCATGAAGAGTATGTGGACGCCTTAAGTATTGTAGACAGCAACGATGGCAGCCGCGGCGTGTTCAAGAGTGAATATTATAACAAAATGAATGAAATCAAGCCTCATTTGAACTGGGCCAGACGAATTTTATTACGATCTCAAATATACGGGGTGTTACATGAACAACAGCATTTTGTCGGATTACTACCCGAGAACGAATACACACACGTTTAA
- a CDS encoding HAD family hydrolase: protein MIYASDLDRTLIYSPSAIGVPEDTPGLAPAEVVDGRTVSYISQQALATLKELAAKIVFMPVTTRTIAQYRRINLFQETVIPDYAITSNGGNILVNGVVDQDWRTAVGRAVERGSAATEEAESIVRAVVREEWIISRRYCDELFYTFVVHRDLLPLEEIAKMAQRLGELGWKVSLQGRKLYIVPEAVNKSDAILHVRRTVHSEPMVASGDSLLDKSLLAAADYAIAPCHGEIFAEQQAGLVHLEYPFTERPGVFAADEIMQYVHRIYTHLTALGVGPPP from the coding sequence ATGATCTACGCCAGCGATCTGGACCGCACGCTGATCTACTCTCCTAGCGCGATAGGCGTTCCTGAGGATACCCCTGGTCTGGCTCCGGCAGAGGTTGTTGACGGCAGAACGGTATCGTATATCTCACAGCAGGCTCTGGCTACACTGAAAGAGCTGGCGGCGAAGATTGTCTTCATGCCGGTGACTACACGTACGATTGCCCAGTACCGGCGGATTAACCTGTTCCAGGAGACGGTCATTCCGGATTATGCCATCACCAGCAATGGCGGCAATATTCTTGTGAACGGGGTAGTGGACCAGGATTGGCGGACGGCTGTTGGCAGAGCGGTGGAACGCGGCTCCGCTGCAACGGAAGAAGCCGAAAGCATCGTGCGCGCTGTTGTCCGGGAAGAATGGATCATCAGTCGGCGGTATTGCGATGAGCTGTTCTATACGTTCGTGGTTCACCGGGATTTGCTGCCGCTGGAGGAGATTGCTAAGATGGCGCAGCGGCTGGGTGAGCTTGGCTGGAAAGTATCCCTGCAGGGGCGCAAGCTCTATATCGTGCCGGAGGCGGTTAACAAAAGCGATGCCATTCTCCATGTGCGCCGCACTGTGCATTCGGAGCCGATGGTTGCCTCTGGGGACTCTCTTCTGGACAAGAGCCTGCTCGCCGCCGCCGACTATGCCATAGCCCCCTGCCACGGAGAAATATTTGCCGAGCAGCAGGCGGGTTTAGTACACTTAGAGTATCCGTTTACTGAGCGGCCGGGAGTATTTGCCGCGGATGAGATTATGCAGTATGTTCACAGGATTTATACACATTTGACAGCATTGGGAGTTGGACCGCCACCATGA
- a CDS encoding phosphoribosyltransferase family protein, whose amino-acid sequence MAARINKKRSFLFVSKVLGKHIPVGPYTPLLSGAALALLLYLEMGADTVDREIMDPLMNQAVHGLIHPEVAEEAYHALLAARLVLPQPVLFIGFAETATALGHSMYNAFAGGASYIHTTRELIPELESVVTFEEEHSHAVDHLCYALNAELLSGTEPIVLVDDEITTGNTAINTIRDIQSKFPRRDYVVASLLDWRSEANIQAYRDLEQELGIRITALSLLQGSIKVEGIPQLQAAADSGAAASTGAELVTTYAFDGLERLLVTSADGQGVINPSPYLKHSGRFGLESADNAQIDAAVSHVARQLRGLREGARTLVMGVGEFMYLPMRIAAEMGEGVLYQSSTRSPIHPERRADYGVHSAAAYPSAGDTEITNFIYNVDPGQYDDIFVLLEREVPRQRIAPMTDILQRLAGNKVHLVVLSPEPVTGGSGL is encoded by the coding sequence ATGGCTGCACGAATCAATAAGAAGCGTTCCTTCCTGTTCGTCAGCAAAGTCCTTGGCAAGCATATTCCCGTAGGACCGTATACCCCGCTGCTCAGCGGAGCTGCACTCGCCTTGCTTCTGTATCTGGAGATGGGCGCGGATACCGTTGACCGGGAGATTATGGACCCGCTGATGAACCAGGCCGTTCATGGCCTGATCCATCCTGAAGTTGCGGAAGAAGCTTATCATGCGCTGCTTGCTGCGCGCCTGGTTCTGCCGCAGCCGGTTCTGTTTATAGGGTTCGCCGAAACCGCTACCGCCCTGGGCCATAGCATGTATAATGCGTTCGCTGGCGGTGCGTCTTATATTCATACCACGCGTGAGCTGATTCCTGAGCTGGAATCGGTGGTCACCTTTGAAGAGGAGCATTCCCACGCCGTAGATCATCTCTGCTATGCCTTGAATGCTGAACTGTTATCGGGGACAGAGCCGATTGTGCTGGTGGATGACGAGATTACGACCGGTAATACGGCGATTAATACGATCCGTGACATCCAGTCCAAATTTCCGCGCAGGGACTATGTAGTGGCCTCTCTCTTGGACTGGCGGAGTGAAGCTAATATCCAGGCTTACCGTGATCTGGAGCAGGAGCTGGGAATTCGTATAACCGCTTTATCCCTGCTTCAGGGAAGTATCAAGGTTGAGGGAATACCGCAGCTGCAAGCCGCAGCTGATAGCGGAGCCGCTGCTTCCACAGGCGCAGAGCTTGTAACCACTTATGCATTCGACGGCTTAGAGCGGCTTCTTGTAACCTCGGCGGATGGGCAGGGCGTTATCAATCCATCGCCATATCTGAAGCACAGCGGCCGCTTCGGTCTGGAGTCTGCGGATAATGCGCAGATTGATGCAGCTGTAAGCCATGTGGCCAGGCAGCTTCGGGGACTGCGTGAAGGTGCCCGTACGCTGGTGATGGGCGTAGGCGAGTTCATGTATCTGCCGATGCGGATCGCCGCAGAGATGGGAGAGGGCGTGTTGTACCAGTCCTCGACCCGCAGTCCGATCCATCCCGAGCGGCGTGCGGATTACGGTGTGCACAGCGCCGCTGCCTATCCGTCCGCAGGCGATACGGAGATCACGAATTTCATCTATAATGTGGACCCCGGCCAGTATGACGATATCTTCGTCCTGCTGGAGCGCGAGGTGCCCCGGCAGCGGATTGCGCCGATGACGGATATTTTACAGAGGCTGGCGGGCAATAAGGTACATCTTGTTGTGCTCAGCCCAGAACCAGTTACGGGAGGCTCAGGGCTATGA